TTTGAAGAGATATCTCTTTTATGTTTTTCTACTTGGTCTGTCAAGTCGTCAAGCGTCTTATTAGAGTTTTTAAGCCATTCTATATCGTAAGTTGCTTTTCTTGCATAATCAATAACATCTTTGGAATCAGAAACACCTAATGTTCTTTTTAGTTTTCTCAGCGAACCTATCTTTTTTTCTAGGAGGAGGTGCTTTTCTTCTATTTTTTTTAATTCAAGATCAGAAAGTGTAATTTCAGCAAGCTTTTTTGTAAGTTCTTGAGTTGAGAAGAGTATCTTTTCAATACAATGATGGATAGATTTATCGTCAGTCGTTAAGTCATATGTTTGTTTGGAAAGCTTTTCTAACTCATCCAAGACTCCATCGTTAGAAGGAGAGCCCTGTAGTTTTTGAGAAATGTCTCTAAATGTCATATTGTGTTCATACGTATTTTGCAGTTCGGCCAGTTCTTTCTGCCATAATTCTTCACTATTTACTTGTAGGTTTAGTATTTTAATTTCTTCTAAAATAGTTTCGTAGTCTTGATATGTATTTTCAATTTCTCTGCGTTTTTTTCTAAGGTTAAGTAGTTCTTTTTCAATGTTAATGGTTTCGTTAAATATATGATAAAGTTCACTTGCTGTTTTTTTTAGCAAGTCACTTCCAAATGAGTCTAATAATTCCATTTGTTTTGATTGGTCAATAAGGTCAAGCTGAGAGAACTGGCTTTGTATTACAACCTTTTTTTCCATTAAGTTGGATAGCATGTTAATTGAAGTAGAAAAACCTTGTATCGAAGTTTTTCCTTTACCTGATTTACTAAAAGATCTTTCCACCACAGTTATTCCATCCTGTGATTTATACACATCTGGCAGATTATCGTTTTCTTTTTTATTATTAGATGATAAAGACATCGTAATATAACATGAATCTTCCAAAGTATGAATCATATTTGTTTGAGCTCTTTTGCCAGTGATAAATTCCATTGCTCTTACGAGGCTACTTTTGCCTGCCCCGCTTTCTCCTGTAAGTACAATAAAATCACCCTTAAAGGTTAGCTTGGCTTCTTTTATACCACCAACTCCACGGACGAAAAGTTCTTCTATCAAGCCATATCTCCTCCGTCTGAAATAGCATTGAAACCCCAACGTAATTTTTTCTTAAGAGTGTCATAATAACTACGACCTTCAAGTTCTATTGTATATACGTGAAGGTCTGAGTCTAGCTTAACCTTTATAATATCGTCGGGTAAAATGCCATAGCCAATTTGCCCGTCTTGAGTAAGGACCAAGTTTCTGGCGTTTCCTTTTGGGGTTACCGTCAGGATATCATTGCTGCTTAAAACTACGGGACGAGTATAAAGAGAGTGTGGGCATATTGGCGCTAAGAGCATGCACGGTACATGTGGCGGTATTATTGGGCCTCCTGTTGAAAGAGCATATGCCGTCGATCCAGTTGGTGTCGAGATTATTAAACCATCTCCAAGATAGAGAGAGAGAATTTCGTTTTCAATGGTGACTTCAAGATCTATTACTCTGGCGAGGGCACTATTAGTAATAACAAAGTCATTTAGAGCATGTAGTTCATGTATAATCTGATTGTCTCTTATAACGTGTCCTTTAAGGAGAGAACGTTTTTGTAAAGAGTATTTGTTTATTAATATTTTTTTAATGTCGTTTATCGCTGATTTGGGACTGCCTGTTGCTAGAAAGCCAAGCCGTCCCAAGTTTATGCCATAAAGTGGAATTTTATATCCTAACGAAAATCTGGCGGCTCGTAAAAAAGTTCCGTCTCCCCCTAATACAACGGCAAAGCTAACGGTTTCTTTCCAAACCTTTTCTTCTGTTTCATTTAGATTTAAAGATGCCGCTTCTTGTTGTGGCAACATAAAATTAATATGATTAGAAGAACCCCATGAAAGAAGTTTCACAGCCATTTGTATGGCCTCTTTTTTTTGCGTATTAAAAAGTAGGCCTATATTTTCTTTTTTTCTTTTCATTTAATTCTGCCCGACTTTCTTTATAAACTATGTGAATTTATATGCATTTTTGACAAGATAATCAATATTTATATTGCCAGTAGGCCGTTCCTTCCAAACCTTTTCTTTACTTAAATGCAATAAAAACTCTATGTTCCCTTCATGTCCTTTTACAGGTGAGTAAGTTGCATTTATGAGACTTAAATTCGTTTCTTTATCTATAAAATAAAATATACGTTCGATAATTCTTGTGTGAATACTTTGTTCCGATATTACTCCCCCATTAATCTCATCTTTATTTGCTTCGAACTGAGGTTTTAGTAATACAACCATCTCGCCTTCTTCTTTTAAAAGCTTTTCAAGTGGAAACAGCAACTTGGTTATGGAGATAAAGGAAACGTCCAATACAATTATATCAACCTTTTGTTTATCTAGCATATCTGTTGTTAAAAATCTGGCATTTGTACGGTCCAAGATAGAAACCTTTGGATGATTTTGTAATTTCCATGCAAGTTGACCATAGCCAACATCAACTGCATATACATGCTTAGCTTTTTTTGTAATAAGAACATCAGTAAAGCCACCAGTAGAAGCTCCTATATCTACGCAGACTTTATTTTCCGGAACTATCTTAAAATCATTTAATGCTTTTAAAAGTTTAAGGGCACCTCTACTCACCCATTTTTTATCTTGAATATCCAATTTTAGAGATATATCTGGAGGAACCTGTCTATTAATTTTATCTGATTTTATTCCATTTATGTATACTCTTCCTGATTCTATATAGCTCTGTGCTATTAATTTATTTGCCGCTAGTTTTTTATCAACCAGCAATTTATCTAATCTTATTAGTTTAGCCATTATGATTTATACAAATTTCGATAATATTTTTAACAGTTAGCCCAGATTCTTCAAATTGATCTTTTATTGGAGCTTGAGCAATGAATTTATCAGGAACGCCTATGGATAATACCTTACAATTATATCCGTTTCTGTTTACGTAAGAAGCAATTGCCTCTCCAATTCCTCCAATGAGAAAGGATTCTACTGCTGTTATTATCAAGTTATGTTTACTTAATATTTTATCTATTGTAAAAAAATCTATGGGTTTTATGAACCTTAAATCTACAAGAGTTACATTAATGTTATATGTCGACGCCAGTATCTCCTGGGCATCTAAAAGTAGCGGAATAGTGCTGCCTATACCGATAAGGCAAATACTATCTCCTTTAACTAATATTTCAGCCATGCCCCACTCTTCAACAGATTGAGAGTTTTTACGACAAAGTAATTCTTGGGCAGTCCCTCTAGGGTATCTGATTACTATTGGTCGATTTAAATTAATCCATTTTGCAACAAAAAAATTTAAGTCAGCTATATCTCTAGGAGCAACAAACGTAAGTTCAGGTATTGCTCTCAACCAAGAAACATCCAATACCCCATGATGAGTTTCTCCATCAGCTCCAACTAGTCCAGCTCTATCAATACCAATTAATACAGGTAATTTAGGAATGCAAATATCATGTACTACTTGGTCAGCAGCACGCTGTAAAAAAGTTGAATAAATACATATTGCAGGTTTTAATCCACCAGCCGCCATGCCTGCAGCAAATATCAGTAAATGTTCTTCAGATATTCCGACATCAAAAAATCTTTCAGGGTAATTATTTGCAAAATTACCAAGTTTAGTCCCTTCTTTCATCGCTGCAGTACAAACAACAATACGAGGATCAGTTTGAGCTAGTGCTGTTAAAGATTTTTCCATGGCAGAGCTCCACGAAATTTTTGATGGTTTTGTTAGAAAAGATGGGCGGATTAAGCTACTATTTGCATCTACGCCATGGTAGTAATCTGGAAATTCTTCGGTGATTTGGTTCCCCTTTCCTTTTTGGGTTATAACATGCAGGATTAAAGACTTTTCATATTTTTTTGCGAGTTCAAATGCTTCTTCTAATTCTGAAACGTTGTGTCCATTAAATGGTCCCCAATAGCTTATGTCCATTTCTTCAAAAATATTTGTAGGCAAGAGCAGTGACTTTAATTTATTTTTAATCTTGCCGATTCTATTTTCTAGAGAAATAGGTTTTGTTGAATTTCTAGAGTGTTGTTTTATAAAATTTTTAATTTTCTTGTATGCCGGATTAACGGCAAGATGTGCTAAATGGCTAGCCATGCCACCTATACGAGAATTTATAGACATTTTATTATCATTAAGTACTATTATGACTTTAGATTTTGTGCTCTCAATACAGTTCAAAGCCTCAAACGCAACGCCGTTTATGAGAGCACCATCACCAATAACGGCTATAACCTCATGAGATTCTTGTTTAAGGTCGCGTGCTTTTGCATACCCCATTGCTGCGGATATAGAAGTGCTGCTGTGCCCTGTTGTAAAGAAATCGTATGGACTTTCTTGCATTCGTGGAAAGCCTGCTATTCCACTTTTTTTTCTTAACGTTTTAAACTCATTAAGACGTTTAGTTAGAATTTTATATGCATAAGCCTGATGTCCTACGTCAAAAATGATTTTATTGTAATCTGGATTGAAGACCTTAAGAAGTGCAACCGTAAGCTCAACTGTGCCAAGAGAAGAAGCTAAGTGTCCTCCATTTTTTAATGTAACACTTATAATAAGCTCTCTTAGTTCAGAGCATAACTGGTCTATTTCATCTTTAGATAAGGCATTAAGTCCGTTAAAATCTCTTACGGTTTGTAGTATGTTCATCTTAAATCACCATTGTTCGCATGTTATATATATTTAATATGTCCTTTTTATAAGGTAGTCTGGAAGTTTTATTAAAAAATCATTCTCGTCAAGCAGTTGACTCAACGATTGTTTAGCGAGAATAGACTCTTCTAGAGCCATTTTCTTTGCGGTTTCAAGGCCAAATACAGATACATGGGTATTTTTCTCTTGTATCATATCTTTCCCTCGGCTCTTACCAAGTTCTTCTGTTGTTCCTGTGACATCAAGTATATCATCAACTATTTGAAACGCAGAGCCAAGATGTAATCCATAATTCTTATATGCTTTTATGATTTCTTTGTTCCTAGTACCTAAAATAGCACCTGTTTTTACAGCTGCACATATTAAAGCTCCTGTTTTTAACTTTGCAATTTCACGAACATATTCGGGATTATGATTAGATTGCATATCCATATCTAATGCTTGGCCTCCACAAACTCCGGCCGGTCCTATTGCAGAGGTAAATATTTGTATTGCAAAAAGGATATTATCTGGTTCAATGTTTTTTAAATTTAGCAATGGGAACTCAATTGATTGTGCCAAAAGAGAATCACCCGCGAGAATGGCTAATGTCTCTCCAAATTTTTTATGATTGGACGGTTTCCCTCTTCTTAGATCGTCATTGTCCATGCAAGGGAGATCATCATGAATTAGTGTCGCTGTATGTAACATTTCAAGGCCTAAAGCCATGGGCAGTGCATTTATTGCGGTGCATCCGCAGCGCTCTGCTGTAGCTAGACATAAAACAGGCCTCAGCCTTTTCCCTCCTACAGTTAATGAATATTCCATGGCTTCAAACAACTCTCGAGGCACACCTTGAGAGCGTTTCGATGAAGTAGATAGAAGGTAGTCTTCAAATAGAGCACGATATTTATTCATTGACTTTTTCACAATCATATCATTCATTTTTTCTTATTTATTCCTTTCTTTCTGTATAGGGAAGTTCTCCTGATTCTGTTAGTATTGATACTTTTTGTTTAGCTTTTTCTAGAAAGTTCCTA
This is a stretch of genomic DNA from Synergistaceae bacterium. It encodes these proteins:
- a CDS encoding AAA family ATPase, with amino-acid sequence MIEELFVRGVGGIKEAKLTFKGDFIVLTGESGAGKSSLVRAMEFITGKRAQTNMIHTLEDSCYITMSLSSNNKKENDNLPDVYKSQDGITVVERSFSKSGKGKTSIQGFSTSINMLSNLMEKKVVIQSQFSQLDLIDQSKQMELLDSFGSDLLKKTASELYHIFNETINIEKELLNLRKKRREIENTYQDYETILEEIKILNLQVNSEELWQKELAELQNTYEHNMTFRDISQKLQGSPSNDGVLDELEKLSKQTYDLTTDDKSIHHCIEKILFSTQELTKKLAEITLSDLELKKIEEKHLLLEKKIGSLRKLKRTLGVSDSKDVIDYARKATYDIEWLKNSNKTLDDLTDQVEKHKRDISSKALALRALRKESGEALSKIVNNNLKEMAMEYANFGVVIDGHDKVRATGADRVSFTLALLNQEPLPVAKNASGGELSRILISLQLALGDNNLPDTLVFDEVEAGLGGRTALLAGYKLKELSKRCRTILITHEATIAAMADQHFLVKRVGDNTSIEEVRGVEREREIARMLAGDENSAEALKHANALLYNT
- a CDS encoding NAD(+)/NADH kinase; translation: MKRKKENIGLLFNTQKKEAIQMAVKLLSWGSSNHINFMLPQQEAASLNLNETEEKVWKETVSFAVVLGGDGTFLRAARFSLGYKIPLYGINLGRLGFLATGSPKSAINDIKKILINKYSLQKRSLLKGHVIRDNQIIHELHALNDFVITNSALARVIDLEVTIENEILSLYLGDGLIISTPTGSTAYALSTGGPIIPPHVPCMLLAPICPHSLYTRPVVLSSNDILTVTPKGNARNLVLTQDGQIGYGILPDDIIKVKLDSDLHVYTIELEGRSYYDTLKKKLRWGFNAISDGGDMA
- a CDS encoding polyprenyl synthetase family protein, with translation MNDMIVKKSMNKYRALFEDYLLSTSSKRSQGVPRELFEAMEYSLTVGGKRLRPVLCLATAERCGCTAINALPMALGLEMLHTATLIHDDLPCMDNDDLRRGKPSNHKKFGETLAILAGDSLLAQSIEFPLLNLKNIEPDNILFAIQIFTSAIGPAGVCGGQALDMDMQSNHNPEYVREIAKLKTGALICAAVKTGAILGTRNKEIIKAYKNYGLHLGSAFQIVDDILDVTGTTEELGKSRGKDMIQEKNTHVSVFGLETAKKMALEESILAKQSLSQLLDENDFLIKLPDYLIKRTY
- a CDS encoding 1-deoxy-D-xylulose-5-phosphate synthase yields the protein MNILQTVRDFNGLNALSKDEIDQLCSELRELIISVTLKNGGHLASSLGTVELTVALLKVFNPDYNKIIFDVGHQAYAYKILTKRLNEFKTLRKKSGIAGFPRMQESPYDFFTTGHSSTSISAAMGYAKARDLKQESHEVIAVIGDGALINGVAFEALNCIESTKSKVIIVLNDNKMSINSRIGGMASHLAHLAVNPAYKKIKNFIKQHSRNSTKPISLENRIGKIKNKLKSLLLPTNIFEEMDISYWGPFNGHNVSELEEAFELAKKYEKSLILHVITQKGKGNQITEEFPDYYHGVDANSSLIRPSFLTKPSKISWSSAMEKSLTALAQTDPRIVVCTAAMKEGTKLGNFANNYPERFFDVGISEEHLLIFAAGMAAGGLKPAICIYSTFLQRAADQVVHDICIPKLPVLIGIDRAGLVGADGETHHGVLDVSWLRAIPELTFVAPRDIADLNFFVAKWINLNRPIVIRYPRGTAQELLCRKNSQSVEEWGMAEILVKGDSICLIGIGSTIPLLLDAQEILASTYNINVTLVDLRFIKPIDFFTIDKILSKHNLIITAVESFLIGGIGEAIASYVNRNGYNCKVLSIGVPDKFIAQAPIKDQFEESGLTVKNIIEICINHNG
- a CDS encoding TlyA family RNA methyltransferase encodes the protein MAKLIRLDKLLVDKKLAANKLIAQSYIESGRVYINGIKSDKINRQVPPDISLKLDIQDKKWVSRGALKLLKALNDFKIVPENKVCVDIGASTGGFTDVLITKKAKHVYAVDVGYGQLAWKLQNHPKVSILDRTNARFLTTDMLDKQKVDIIVLDVSFISITKLLFPLEKLLKEEGEMVVLLKPQFEANKDEINGGVISEQSIHTRIIERIFYFIDKETNLSLINATYSPVKGHEGNIEFLLHLSKEKVWKERPTGNINIDYLVKNAYKFT